From the Helicobacter mustelae genome, the window ACGCAACAACATTCTGAGCAAAAAACACCCTACCCAATCCTGGGGCTACCCTTTCTCGTACTCTATGATAAAAATGGCCAGAAGGTCCAGTATTATGAGGGCAGCGTGGTGCAGGAGATGTTTATGCATGATCTAAATCACTTATAAAAAAGGAAAAAAATGTTTGATTTTTTTAAAAAAACCGCACAAAATATCAGCAATTTTTTGGGAGGTGGAGCCAAACAACAAATAGAAAAAGAGCTCCTAGAAGAGGTTTTGATCGAAGCAGATGTGGATTATGAGGTCATTGAACAGTTACTGCAGCACCTGCCTCAAAATATCACGAGGAATCAGCTAGAAGTGGGGCTAGATCGCTTTTTTCGCGGAGAGAGCTATTATGACAAAGTCTCCCTCAAAGACATCCCCACCAAGCCCCTTGTAGAGCTTATCATCGGAGTAAATGGCGCAGGCAAAACCACCACAATCGCAAAGCTTGCAAAACGCTATAAAGATTCTGGGAAAAAGGTATTGCTTGGTGCAGGGGATACCTTCCGCGCAGCTGCAATCGATCAACTAAAACTTTGGAGTGAAAAAATCAGTGTGGACATCATCAGCACACAATATGGAAGTGACCCCAGCGCACTAGCCTATGACACCATCAACGCAGGAAGTGCCAGAAAAATGGATCACATCATCATTGATACCGCAGGACGTCTGCACAATCAAACCAATCTCAAAAATGAATTGCTAAAAATCACTAGAGTCTGCTCCAAGGCTCTCAATAATGAGCCCTATCGCAAAATCCTGATACTAGATGGAACACAGGGGAGCTCTAGCATCAATCAAGCAAAAATTTTTCATGAAATGCTAAAGGTGGATGGGGTGATTCTCACCAAGCTTGATGGCACAAGCAAGGGCGGGGCGATTTTGAGCATCATTCATGCACTCAAACTCCCCATTATTGCTATTGGTGTGGGAGAGAGGGCTGAGGATCTGCTAGATTTTGACCAAAAAGATTTTATTAACAAATTGCTAGATTCTATTTTTGAGGTCAAATAGTGGCAAAAAAAATCACGCTCTTTGAATGTCAGCATTGTGGCGCTCAAAGCTCAAAATGGCTTGGTAAATGCAGCAATTGCGACTCCTGGGAGAGTTTTGTTGAACTCAAGGCTAGTGAAATTGAAAGCCTCAAAAACCCCTCTTTGCAAGGCAAAAAAAGCAGTGCTACTCCCATCACAGAGGTAGCCTATGAGAGTGTAGAGAAATTCACCTCCACACAAGAGGAGTTTGATATCGTGCTTGGCGGAGGGATCGTCAAAGGTGGGCTTTATCTCATCGGAGGCAGTCCAGGAGTGGGGAAATCCACGCTTTTGCTCAAGGTCTCTGGAGGGCTAGCCCAAATGGGAAAAAATGTGCTTTATGTGAGCGGAGAGGAGAGTGCTGGGCAAATTCGCATGCGCGCAGATCGCCTCTCTTGCGTGCATGAAAATCTTTTTTTGCTCAATGAAATTGAATTAAGCGCGATCAAAACCCAACTTGTGAGCAAAAAATATGAGATTTGCATCATTGATTCCATTCAGACGATTTTTTCCTCCCAGATCCTCTCTGCCCCTGGGTCTGTCTCACAGGTGCGAGAGATTACCTTTGAGCTCATGCGCCTTGCCAAAGAATATGAAATTGCCATTTTCATCATCGGGCATATCACCAAAGAGGGGAATATCGCAGGTCCCAGGGTGCTAGAGCATATGGTAGATTGCGTACTTTATTTTGAAGGCGATCCCAGCAGGGAATTGCGATTACTGCGGGGTTTTAAAAATCGCTTTGGTGCTACCAGTGATGTGGGGATTTTTGAGATGAAAAATGATGGATTAGTCAGCGCCAAAAATGCCTCTAGGCTCTTTTTTTCTGCCAAGAGCAAGGCCGCAGGAAGTGCCATCACCATCCTTCTTGAAGGCTCCAGGGCCCTGGTGCTAGAGATCCAAGCCCTTGTGAGTGAGAGTAGCTTTGCCACCCCCAAGCGCTCTGCTACTGGGTTTGATACCAATCGCTTGAATATGCTTTTGGCATTGCTAGAAAAAAAGCTAGAAATCCCACTCAATCGCTATGATGTCTTCATCAATGTCACTGGAGGCATCAAGATCACTGAGACAAGTGCGGATTTAGCAGTGATTGCAAGCATACTCTCTAGCTTCAAAAATCGCCCCCTCAATCATGATGTAGCATTCATTGGAGAAGTGAGTTTGATTGGCGACATTCGCGAGGTAAGCAATATGGACATGCGTCTCAAAGAAATGGAGAATTACGGATTCAAAAATGCAATTCTTGCCAAAAGACCCAAGACAAAAACAGCCATTAAATGCTTTGAAGTCGCAGAGGTGACCAAGATCTTGGATTGGATGTAAATACCTCTTAAGAATCGCAGGCTTTTGGGTAGAATATCAAAATCATCTCAAGGAGTCAGAATGAAAAACATACTTTTTGGAGTGCATGATACCGAGGAATGCAGACAGGCCATCAACACCATAGCAAGGCTCTTTGGAGATCAAAAAGAAAGTCTAGAAATCACGCTTTTGCATGTGATTCCTGAGACCATCATCCACACAGAAAGCGGCATTATTGATTATGAAATGATCGAGGAAAAAGAACAAGAAGAAGGCCAAAAAATCTTGCAAGAATTCGCGCATGCTTTTTATGAATTGGGCTTTTCCTGCAAAAAAATCCTAAAAAATGGAGATCCTATCGACAAGGTATTAGAGGCAGCACGCGATTATGAATTACTCATCATTGGGGCTAGCGAATCTTCCTTTCTGCATCGCATTTTCAACTCCCATCAAGACAGCTTTGTCAACGCATCTCCCATCTCAGTGCTCGTGGCAAAATGATGCCTTTGCTCATCGCCTTGGCAATCTCACTCCTTTTCCTTGTGGGGCTAGCTTTTTATGCCTATATGCTCAGATCTGCGCTCAATGCAAAGAGCGCACAAAATACCGCTCTAGAAAAAGAAAACACAAATCTACAAAACCAAAACCTAGAATGCAGAGAAAATTTCCACAAACTCAAGGAGCAAGTCAGTATTTTGCAAACACAACTTCAGGCAAAAGAAGAGAAAATTTTAGAGTTACAAAGCTCTTATGAATTGCGCACTCGCGAACAAAAAGAAGATTATCATGCCCAAATCACAGAATTAAGGGCCCAATACCAAAACAATATCACTACGCTCAAAGAGGAACTGCACAAAAATATCCAGGAGCAAAACCAAAGCCTGCTTGCCCAAAATAAAAATCTCATCAACGAGGATTCCAAAAAAATCCTTAGTGAAATCTTTGACCCACTCAAAGAAAGAATCAAATCCTATGAGAAGCGCCTGGGTGAGAATGAAGTAATCCTAGGCCAGCAAATCCGACAGGTCTTTGATTTTTCCAAAAATATCAGCGACAATGCAAACAATCTTGCCAACATCCTCAAGGGAGACAAAAAAATCCGTGGGAATTTTGGAGAAATCCAACTAAAAAATGTCCTTGAAAACAGCGGGCTAGTGAAAGGAGAGCAATACAAGCTCCAAGAATCCCTGAAATGGGAGAATGCACGCTATGTGCCTGATGCAATCATTTATCTAGAGCGAGATAAAAGCGTGATTGTGGATGCAAAATTCTCCCTGCCCAGCAATCTGGATTTTCAAAGACTTGATGATGGGGTGGGTGGTGAACTCTCTCAAAATCTGCGCGCACGCATTGATGAGCTTGCCAAAAAACCCTACAAACAACTCGGGGACTATAGCTTTGTTTTGTTATTCATCCCCTATCAAAATCTCTTGGACCTAGCACTAGACAAAGACCCCTCCCTCTATCAATATGCCTACAATCAAGAGGTCTATCTCACCACGCCCCACACGCTATTCATGGCATTAAAGACCATCAATCTCACCTGGCTTAATATCCGCCGCGATGAAAATATCTCCAAAGCCTTTGAGGAAATTGGGAAATTTTATGACAAATTCTGTGGCATCGTGCAAAATTTTGAAGAAATGAAGCGCCATCTAAACAGCTTGCAAAAATCAGCAGATGGTCTAGATAATAAGCTCATCTCTGGGAGCGGGAATCTCTCCACGCGCTTTGAACAGCTCAAAACCCTGGGCATCAAGACGCAAAAATCCCTAGCACAGCACAATAAAAGTCTGCTGTCATAAAGCCAGAAGCTATGAATTCTCTCTGTCATCTTGCAATCATCATGGATGGAAATGGACGCTGGGCTAAGGAGCGCAAAAAACCCCGCAAAGAAGGCCATAAAGCCGGCACCAATGTCGTGCGTGAGATCACAACCTGGTGTGCAAAAAATGCCATTACCTACCTCACCCTCTATGCATTCTCCACAGAAAACTGGAAACGCCCAAAAACAGAGGTGCGCTATCTCATGAAGCTTCTAGCCCAATATCTAGAAAAAGAAAAGCAAACCTACCTTGACCATGACATTTGCTTCAAGGCCATTGGAAACATCGAGGCATTTGACCTCTCGCTCAAAGAAAAAATCTATGAGCTCCAATCCCTCACACAAAACAACAAAAGCCTCACCCAAATCCTTGCGCTCAATTATGGAAGCAGAGATGAGATTACACGAGCACTCAAAGACCTCCTCCTCTCCCCGCCGCAAAATCTAGAAAATCTCGAAGAAGAATTGAATGCCAGGCTAGATACCCGCGGGATCCCTGATGTGGATTTGCTCATCCGCACAGGGGGAGAGCAGCGCATTAGCAATTTTTTGCTTTGGCAGATTAGCTATGCAGAACTCTTCTTCACGCCCACCTATTGGCCAGAATTTAGCACGCGCGAACTCGAGCAAATCATCGCTTCCTACCGCCAAAAAAATCGACGCTTTGGCGGACTCTAATTACACAATTTTGTTATAATCCCCCATCAAGACAAGGAAAGATCATGCTCCTCACTCAATTGGATGAAAAAATCCAAGAAATGCTCCAAGTGATCCAAAGCCAGCGCACAGAGATCCAAGGTCTGCGGCTCAAAATCTCCACTCTCACCACCCAGAATGAAGAAAAAGACCGCCAGATTTCTCAGCTCTATGAGCAGATCGCCCAAAAAGATTCCCAGCTCCAAAAGCTCGTCGATAAGGTCCAAAGCGTTTTGCAGAATGTATAAAAAAATTCACATACAAGTTGCAGAGAAATGCTTTGAGCTTGAGTTGCAAAATTTTGATGCCCCCACACAAAAAGAACTCATTGATTTTTTTGAAAACAAAACTATTACCATCGATCAAATCCTAAAAGCCTACATCAGCAAAATCCAAGAAAACCAACAAATGAGCCAAAAAATCTCCCAAATCTTAGAAAAAATCCATGCACTATTACCTAACTGCGTCTCTGAAATCTAGTGCTCCCTATCTCACCTACGCATCCCCCACTCCCTGCGAGGCTTTTGACATCATTCATATCCCCTTGCGCAAGCAAACAAGGCTTGGCATCATCATCTGCGAGGTAGAAAAACCAGAATTTCCCTGCAAAACCCTGCAAAAAAGTCCACTACATTTCACACCCATACAAAAAAAACTAGGCAAATTCATCGCGCAGTATTATTGCGCTAGCTATGGGGAGAGCTTTGGCATCCTCACCCCGCTGGATCCCACTACAGATGATTTTAGTGATATAAGAGATTTAAATAGCATAAGCAGAGCTGTGAGCGGGGATTTTGTGCAGGATTGTGGTGGATTTGATGACACAGAGGCTCAACACATGCCAAATCCCCCAGAAACTGCCAGCCAAATTTGCACCAACATGCCTCCCAAAGAAACTCCATGCCTATCCAAAAATAAGTCTGGGCTTGATGGCGCCACATCTGCTAGCACGCTAGAAGATCAGAGCCAGCCTAGGCTCCATGATCTCAATCCCAGACAAAAACTAGCACTGGATTTTTGTCAAAAAGATTGCTTGAGTCTGCTTTTTGGCGATACAGGCAGCGGAAAGACAGAGATTTTTTTTCACCTCATAGATGAAAAGCTAAAAGAGGGAAAAACTACGCTTTTACTCATGCCAGAGATCTCCCTCACTCCACAGATGGAGCGGAGATTGAAGGAGGCATTTGGAGAGATTTTTGTATTGTGGCATAGCAAGCTTGGCACCAAAAAGCGCAGGGAAAATCTAGGAAAAATCCAAAGCCAAAAGGCAAAAATCATTGCTGGTGCGCGCAGTGCGCTGTTTTTACCCCTGGTAAATCTTGGACAAATCATCGTGGATGAAGAGCATGATGATGCCTACAAATCCCAAAATAAACCCCTATACAATGCTAAGGATCTCTGCATCTTCTTGGCTAGCAAGGATTTAAGAATCATCCTCTCCTCTGCCACACCCTGCCCCTCAAGCTATCTCATCGCAAAAAATCGCTCCCGCATCTTTCGCCTCAAGGGCGGACATTTCCAGACAAAAAAAACATTCCTCTTTGACCCTAGCACCCAGATCCCAAGTCCCATGCTTTTAGAAGCGCTACAAAAAAATCTAGAGGCCAAAAAGCAAAGCATGATTTTCATCCCCACGCGCGCCAATTTCAAAACCCTGCTCTGCCAAACATGTGGAGAGAGCATCCTTTGTGAGCAATGCAGTGTGGCTATGAGCGTGCATCACAAAAAACAAGCCCTGCTCTGCCATTATTGTGGTTTTAGTAAGAGCATTCCACAATTTTGCCCTAGTTGTGGCGGGGCGGATTTCCTCTCGCAGAGAATTGGCAGCGCACAGCTAAAACTAGAGCTGCAAAATCATCTACCAAATGCGCGCATTGGCATCTTTGATAGGGATCATGCCAGTACAGATAGACAGATAAAATCCCTGCTCAAGGCCCTCAAAAAAGAAGAGATTGATATTTTGATTGGCACGCAGATGATTGCAAAGGGGCATGATTATCCCAAAGTGAGCCTGGCAGTGATTTTGGAGCTGGATTACATCCTAAAGAGTCCGGATTTTCGCTGCAATGAAAAGGCGCTAAATCTGCTTTATCAAGTCGCAGGAAGAAGTGGGAGGAAGAGTGATGGATGCGTAATTATCCAAACACTCAATGCCAATTTTTTCTCTGAATTTCTCCAGGATTATGAGGATTTTTTATTGCATGAGTTAGATTTACGAAAAAACCTCTACCCCCCTTTCAAAAAACTCGCACTCTTGCATTTCCAAGACAAAGAAGAGGGGAAGGTCTTGCAGAACTTGGGGAAGGTCTTGCAGAACTTGCAGGCTCACAGCACACAAGATTTCCAAATCATTGGCGCAGAAAAAAATCGCATCGAAAAAATCGCAAATGTTTATCGCCATCATATTTTACTGCGCATCCATCACCAAATCCCTACCTTGAGGCTTTTGCAACATCTCCAATCTCA encodes:
- the ftsY gene encoding signal recognition particle-docking protein FtsY, producing MFDFFKKTAQNISNFLGGGAKQQIEKELLEEVLIEADVDYEVIEQLLQHLPQNITRNQLEVGLDRFFRGESYYDKVSLKDIPTKPLVELIIGVNGAGKTTTIAKLAKRYKDSGKKVLLGAGDTFRAAAIDQLKLWSEKISVDIISTQYGSDPSALAYDTINAGSARKMDHIIIDTAGRLHNQTNLKNELLKITRVCSKALNNEPYRKILILDGTQGSSSINQAKIFHEMLKVDGVILTKLDGTSKGGAILSIIHALKLPIIAIGVGERAEDLLDFDQKDFINKLLDSIFEVK
- the radA gene encoding DNA repair protein RadA; its protein translation is MAKKITLFECQHCGAQSSKWLGKCSNCDSWESFVELKASEIESLKNPSLQGKKSSATPITEVAYESVEKFTSTQEEFDIVLGGGIVKGGLYLIGGSPGVGKSTLLLKVSGGLAQMGKNVLYVSGEESAGQIRMRADRLSCVHENLFLLNEIELSAIKTQLVSKKYEICIIDSIQTIFSSQILSAPGSVSQVREITFELMRLAKEYEIAIFIIGHITKEGNIAGPRVLEHMVDCVLYFEGDPSRELRLLRGFKNRFGATSDVGIFEMKNDGLVSAKNASRLFFSAKSKAAGSAITILLEGSRALVLEIQALVSESSFATPKRSATGFDTNRLNMLLALLEKKLEIPLNRYDVFINVTGGIKITETSADLAVIASILSSFKNRPLNHDVAFIGEVSLIGDIREVSNMDMRLKEMENYGFKNAILAKRPKTKTAIKCFEVAEVTKILDWM
- a CDS encoding universal stress protein; this encodes MKNILFGVHDTEECRQAINTIARLFGDQKESLEITLLHVIPETIIHTESGIIDYEMIEEKEQEEGQKILQEFAHAFYELGFSCKKILKNGDPIDKVLEAARDYELLIIGASESSFLHRIFNSHQDSFVNASPISVLVAK
- the rmuC gene encoding DNA recombination protein RmuC encodes the protein MMPLLIALAISLLFLVGLAFYAYMLRSALNAKSAQNTALEKENTNLQNQNLECRENFHKLKEQVSILQTQLQAKEEKILELQSSYELRTREQKEDYHAQITELRAQYQNNITTLKEELHKNIQEQNQSLLAQNKNLINEDSKKILSEIFDPLKERIKSYEKRLGENEVILGQQIRQVFDFSKNISDNANNLANILKGDKKIRGNFGEIQLKNVLENSGLVKGEQYKLQESLKWENARYVPDAIIYLERDKSVIVDAKFSLPSNLDFQRLDDGVGGELSQNLRARIDELAKKPYKQLGDYSFVLLFIPYQNLLDLALDKDPSLYQYAYNQEVYLTTPHTLFMALKTINLTWLNIRRDENISKAFEEIGKFYDKFCGIVQNFEEMKRHLNSLQKSADGLDNKLISGSGNLSTRFEQLKTLGIKTQKSLAQHNKSLLS
- a CDS encoding di-trans,poly-cis-decaprenylcistransferase is translated as MNSLCHLAIIMDGNGRWAKERKKPRKEGHKAGTNVVREITTWCAKNAITYLTLYAFSTENWKRPKTEVRYLMKLLAQYLEKEKQTYLDHDICFKAIGNIEAFDLSLKEKIYELQSLTQNNKSLTQILALNYGSRDEITRALKDLLLSPPQNLENLEEELNARLDTRGIPDVDLLIRTGGEQRISNFLLWQISYAELFFTPTYWPEFSTRELEQIIASYRQKNRRFGGL
- the priA gene encoding replication restart helicase PriA, whose translation is MHYYLTASLKSSAPYLTYASPTPCEAFDIIHIPLRKQTRLGIIICEVEKPEFPCKTLQKSPLHFTPIQKKLGKFIAQYYCASYGESFGILTPLDPTTDDFSDIRDLNSISRAVSGDFVQDCGGFDDTEAQHMPNPPETASQICTNMPPKETPCLSKNKSGLDGATSASTLEDQSQPRLHDLNPRQKLALDFCQKDCLSLLFGDTGSGKTEIFFHLIDEKLKEGKTTLLLMPEISLTPQMERRLKEAFGEIFVLWHSKLGTKKRRENLGKIQSQKAKIIAGARSALFLPLVNLGQIIVDEEHDDAYKSQNKPLYNAKDLCIFLASKDLRIILSSATPCPSSYLIAKNRSRIFRLKGGHFQTKKTFLFDPSTQIPSPMLLEALQKNLEAKKQSMIFIPTRANFKTLLCQTCGESILCEQCSVAMSVHHKKQALLCHYCGFSKSIPQFCPSCGGADFLSQRIGSAQLKLELQNHLPNARIGIFDRDHASTDRQIKSLLKALKKEEIDILIGTQMIAKGHDYPKVSLAVILELDYILKSPDFRCNEKALNLLYQVAGRSGRKSDGCVIIQTLNANFFSEFLQDYEDFLLHELDLRKNLYPPFKKLALLHFQDKEEGKVLQNLGKVLQNLQAHSTQDFQIIGAEKNRIEKIANVYRHHILLRIHHQIPTLRLLQHLQSQYDFSIDIDPLDFS